The following coding sequences are from one Streptomyces dengpaensis window:
- a CDS encoding Lrp/AsnC family transcriptional regulator, whose translation MPDSVVLDPVDLHLLRLLQNDARTTYRDLAAQVGVAPSTCLDRVTRLRRAGVILGHQLRLDPAKLGRGLEALLSVQVRPHRRELVGPFVDRIRALPESRTVFHLTGPDDYLVHVAVADMADLQRLVLDEFTSQREVARVETRLIFQQWDCGPLLPPQPAVRTG comes from the coding sequence ATGCCCGATTCTGTCGTACTCGATCCGGTGGATCTCCATCTGCTGCGCCTGTTGCAGAACGACGCACGGACGACGTACCGCGATCTCGCGGCCCAGGTCGGTGTCGCGCCCTCGACCTGCCTGGACCGGGTGACGCGGCTGCGCCGGGCGGGAGTGATTCTCGGCCATCAGCTGCGACTGGACCCGGCGAAGCTGGGGCGGGGCCTGGAGGCGTTGCTGTCCGTGCAGGTCAGGCCGCACCGGCGGGAGTTGGTGGGGCCCTTCGTGGACCGGATCAGGGCACTGCCGGAGTCCCGTACCGTCTTCCATCTCACCGGACCCGACGACTACCTCGTCCATGTCGCCGTCGCGGACATGGCGGATCTGCAGCGGCTGGTGCTCGACGAGTTCACCTCGCAGCGTGAAGTGGCGCGGGTCGAGACGCGGTTGATCTTCCAGCAGTGGGACTGCGGCCCCCTCCTGCCACCCCAACCGGCGGTCCGAACAGGCTGA
- a CDS encoding trans-sulfuration enzyme family protein translates to MESAVYDAHDARDLQDNLNGTGRAPVAPAARALATEAVHAGREDLAGQGLHAAPIDLSTTYPSYDSRGEAARIDAFAADGAEPEGPPVYARLGNPTVARFETALARLEGTESAVAFASGMAALSAVLLVRNAMGLRHVVAVRPLYGCSDHLLTAGLLGSEVTWVDPAGIADALRPDTGLVMVESPANPTLAELDLRGVAHACGSVPLLADNTFATPVLQRPAEQGARLILHSATKYLGGHGDVMAGVVACDEEFARRLRQVRFATGGVLHPLAGYLLLRGLSTLPVRVRAASANAAELARRLAADPRVARVHYPRIGGAMIAFEVHGDPHDVIAGVRLITPAVSLGSVDTLIQHPASISHRIVPAPDRQEAGVSDRLLRLSVGLEDVDDLWADLAAALGDPKARRRTAPPPAQDRIRTTPAQPAAPAAPRRTAAGTSPESRPGGR, encoded by the coding sequence ATGGAATCCGCTGTGTACGACGCACACGACGCACGCGACCTTCAGGACAACCTGAACGGAACCGGCCGAGCTCCGGTCGCGCCCGCGGCCCGGGCGCTCGCGACCGAGGCCGTGCACGCCGGCCGGGAGGATCTCGCCGGACAGGGGCTGCACGCGGCGCCGATCGACCTGTCCACGACTTATCCCTCGTACGACAGCCGCGGTGAGGCCGCCCGGATCGACGCGTTCGCGGCCGACGGCGCCGAACCGGAGGGCCCGCCCGTCTACGCCCGGCTCGGCAATCCGACCGTCGCCCGCTTCGAGACCGCCCTTGCCCGCCTCGAAGGCACCGAGAGCGCGGTCGCGTTCGCGAGCGGCATGGCCGCGCTGAGTGCCGTACTGCTCGTACGGAACGCGATGGGCCTGCGCCATGTCGTCGCCGTACGCCCCCTGTACGGCTGCAGCGACCACCTCCTCACGGCCGGGCTGCTCGGCTCCGAGGTGACCTGGGTCGACCCGGCCGGCATTGCGGACGCCCTCCGCCCCGACACCGGCCTGGTGATGGTGGAGTCCCCGGCCAACCCGACGCTCGCCGAACTCGACCTGCGGGGCGTCGCGCACGCCTGCGGTTCCGTTCCGCTCCTCGCCGACAACACCTTCGCCACACCCGTGCTGCAACGCCCCGCCGAACAGGGAGCGCGCCTGATCCTGCACAGTGCGACCAAATACCTGGGCGGGCACGGTGATGTGATGGCCGGAGTGGTGGCCTGCGACGAGGAGTTCGCCCGGCGGCTGCGCCAAGTGCGGTTCGCCACAGGGGGAGTTCTGCATCCGCTGGCCGGATATCTGCTGCTGCGGGGCCTGTCGACGTTGCCCGTACGGGTCCGGGCCGCGTCCGCGAACGCCGCGGAACTGGCCCGCCGCCTCGCCGCCGACCCGCGTGTCGCCCGCGTCCACTACCCGCGCATCGGCGGCGCCATGATCGCCTTCGAGGTCCACGGCGACCCGCACGACGTCATCGCCGGAGTCCGCCTGATCACCCCGGCCGTCAGCCTCGGCAGCGTCGACACCCTCATCCAGCACCCGGCCTCGATCAGCCACCGCATCGTGCCCGCGCCGGACCGCCAGGAGGCGGGCGTCAGCGACCGGCTTCTCCGCCTGTCGGTTGGCCTGGAGGACGTGGACGACCTGTGGGCCGACCTGGCGGCGGCGTTGGGAGACCCGAAGGCGCGCCGCCGAACGGCCCCGCCCCCGGCCCAGGACCGGATCCGGACTACTCCCGCACAGCCCGCTGCGCCCGCGGCCCCTCGCCGTACGGCAGCCGGGACGTCACCGGAGTCGCGTCCAGGCGGGCGGTGA
- a CDS encoding GNAT family N-acetyltransferase: protein MSRDLSDVSRKRHGRPVHHWRRDVVELAALFTAVAVADAVANLIGHGPDGPALLVISAVILIATAGFHTWWARHHGHAPPTSDTGAPPFADERRAGPAGEPAATPEADAGETALWRMRTTVKDRPGSLAALCTALARRQVDILSLQTHPLAQGTVDEFLLRAPTELAASEITRAVSQAGGARTWIERADAHDLVDAPTRVLGLATRTALDAAELPLALRQLLGRCTIRSLPAKSPGSGRAEEATPVEGALEDTVMRLRAPEGGVITVERPYLPFTPTEFARARALVELDARLGPRIPGSQDMLTLPEGNPITVRRADISDVEAAKAMHERCSTRTLSMRYHGPVGDVDRYLNHLLSPRFGRTLAVQTASGRIVGLGHLLWDGDETEIALLVEDDWQRRGIGSELLGRLVTMAVEAGCESVYAVTQSSNTGMVAAMRGLGLPLDYQIEEGTLVITARLDATPVTSRLPYGEGPRAQRAVRE from the coding sequence ATGAGTCGAGACTTGTCTGATGTTTCACGTAAGCGGCACGGCCGCCCCGTCCACCACTGGCGGCGGGACGTCGTCGAACTCGCGGCACTGTTCACAGCCGTCGCGGTCGCGGACGCCGTCGCCAACCTGATCGGGCACGGACCGGACGGGCCCGCCCTGCTGGTGATCTCGGCGGTGATCCTGATCGCCACGGCCGGCTTCCACACATGGTGGGCACGACACCACGGTCACGCGCCGCCGACAAGCGATACCGGCGCCCCGCCCTTCGCCGACGAGCGACGGGCCGGTCCGGCCGGGGAACCGGCCGCGACGCCGGAGGCCGACGCCGGGGAGACCGCGCTCTGGCGGATGCGGACCACGGTCAAGGACAGGCCGGGTTCGCTGGCCGCGCTGTGCACGGCGCTGGCGCGGCGGCAGGTCGACATCCTGAGCCTGCAGACGCACCCGCTCGCCCAGGGCACGGTGGACGAGTTCCTGCTGCGCGCCCCCACGGAGCTGGCCGCGTCCGAGATCACCCGCGCCGTCTCTCAGGCGGGCGGCGCCAGGACCTGGATCGAGCGGGCCGACGCCCACGACCTGGTGGACGCGCCGACGCGCGTGCTGGGCCTGGCCACCCGTACCGCCCTGGACGCCGCCGAACTGCCACTCGCGCTGAGGCAGTTGCTCGGCCGCTGCACCATCCGCTCGCTGCCCGCCAAGTCCCCCGGTTCCGGCCGGGCCGAGGAGGCGACTCCCGTGGAGGGGGCGCTCGAGGACACGGTGATGCGGCTGCGGGCGCCGGAGGGTGGGGTGATCACGGTGGAGCGGCCGTATCTGCCGTTCACGCCGACCGAGTTCGCGCGGGCGCGGGCCCTGGTGGAGCTGGACGCGCGGCTCGGTCCGCGGATTCCGGGCAGCCAGGACATGCTGACCCTTCCCGAGGGCAATCCCATCACCGTGCGGCGTGCCGACATCTCCGACGTCGAGGCCGCCAAGGCCATGCACGAGCGCTGCTCGACCCGCACGCTGAGCATGCGCTACCACGGCCCGGTGGGCGACGTGGACCGCTACCTCAACCACCTGCTCAGCCCCCGCTTCGGTCGCACCCTCGCCGTGCAGACGGCATCCGGGCGCATCGTCGGGCTCGGTCACCTCCTCTGGGACGGCGACGAGACGGAGATCGCGCTTCTCGTCGAGGACGACTGGCAGCGCCGCGGGATCGGCAGCGAACTGCTCGGCCGCCTCGTGACGATGGCCGTCGAGGCCGGCTGCGAGAGCGTGTACGCCGTCACGCAGTCCTCCAACACCGGCATGGTCGCCGCCATGCGCGGCCTCGGCCTCCCCCTCGACTACCAGATCGAGGAGGGCACCCTGGTCATCACCGCCCGCCTGGACGCGACTCCGGTGACGTCCCGGCTGCCGTACGGCGAGGGGCCGCGGGCGCAGCGGGCTGTGCGGGAGTAG
- a CDS encoding alpha/beta fold hydrolase, whose amino-acid sequence MSATVSFSLPSPRGPRTVTLSYARVGTGEPLLLLHGIGHHRQAWDPVIHILAAERDVIAVDLPGFGESPALPEGLTPDLPTVVPALGALCEALEIERPHVAGNSLGGLLALELGREKLVRSVTALSPAGFWSPVERRYAFGVLIAMRQAARRLPLPVVERLSRTAAGRTVLTSTIYARPGRRSPEAVVTETLALANAEGFTETLRAGTAVQFTDDVPGLPVTVAWGTRDRLLVRRQGIRAKHIIPRARLVRLPGCGHVPMNDDPALVARVILDGSR is encoded by the coding sequence ATGTCCGCCACGGTCTCCTTCAGCCTCCCCTCTCCGCGTGGCCCGAGGACCGTGACCCTGTCCTACGCGCGCGTGGGCACCGGTGAACCGCTGCTCCTGCTGCACGGCATCGGCCACCACCGGCAGGCCTGGGACCCGGTCATCCACATCCTGGCGGCCGAGCGCGACGTCATAGCCGTCGACCTCCCCGGGTTCGGCGAGTCACCGGCGCTGCCCGAAGGGCTCACGCCCGATCTGCCGACGGTGGTGCCCGCGCTCGGCGCGCTGTGCGAGGCGCTGGAGATCGAGCGGCCGCACGTGGCGGGCAACTCCCTGGGCGGGCTGCTGGCCCTGGAGCTCGGTCGCGAGAAGCTCGTACGGTCCGTCACGGCGCTGTCGCCCGCCGGTTTCTGGTCACCGGTCGAACGGCGGTACGCCTTCGGGGTGCTGATCGCCATGCGGCAGGCGGCGCGGCGCCTGCCGCTCCCGGTGGTCGAGCGGCTCTCGCGCACGGCGGCCGGGCGGACGGTGCTGACGAGCACCATCTACGCCCGTCCGGGCCGCCGTTCACCCGAGGCCGTCGTCACCGAGACCCTCGCGCTGGCCAACGCCGAGGGATTCACCGAGACCCTCCGGGCGGGCACCGCCGTCCAGTTCACGGACGACGTCCCCGGACTTCCCGTCACGGTGGCCTGGGGTACCCGCGACCGGCTGCTGGTGCGCCGCCAGGGGATCCGCGCCAAGCACATCATTCCCCGGGCGAGGCTGGTGCGGCTGCCCGGCTGCGGGCACGTCCCGATGAACGACGATCCGGCGCTCGTGGCCCGCGTCATCCTCGACGGCAGCCGCTGA
- a CDS encoding GntR family transcriptional regulator translates to MGTTQLESVPEPKYWHLKTVLSEALDSEFSVGEILPNERDLAARFGVARATLRQALEQLELEGRLQRRRGVGTTVAPPRVGVAVGSEQDVWPGAAGDAWQPTDCTVAVPPTSVADILGTVHGEQAHTVRRSRVTHGQPVAAELLYIPASSVPDLSAIDAPSGAARARAVLRELQRLELEGQHRAVELGSARADDAKELDRLPGAPVLVVTTRFFAEGRTAAVSVATYRADTCRLTFGDSGGVEIHHDPERRAS, encoded by the coding sequence GTGGGGACCACGCAGCTGGAATCGGTGCCGGAACCTAAGTACTGGCACCTCAAGACCGTGCTCAGCGAGGCACTGGACTCCGAGTTCTCCGTGGGCGAGATCCTGCCCAACGAGCGCGATCTGGCGGCCCGGTTCGGCGTCGCCCGTGCCACGCTGCGCCAGGCTCTCGAGCAGCTCGAGCTGGAGGGGCGGCTGCAGCGGCGCCGCGGAGTGGGCACGACGGTCGCCCCGCCGCGTGTGGGCGTGGCGGTCGGGTCCGAGCAGGACGTGTGGCCGGGTGCGGCCGGCGACGCCTGGCAGCCCACGGACTGCACGGTGGCGGTCCCGCCCACCTCGGTGGCCGACATCCTGGGGACGGTGCACGGCGAGCAGGCGCACACCGTGCGCCGCTCCCGTGTGACGCACGGCCAGCCGGTTGCCGCCGAGCTGCTGTATATCCCCGCGTCCTCGGTGCCCGACCTGTCCGCGATCGACGCGCCCTCGGGTGCGGCACGCGCGCGTGCCGTGCTGCGCGAACTGCAGCGCCTGGAGCTGGAGGGCCAGCACCGCGCCGTGGAGCTCGGCTCGGCCCGCGCGGACGACGCCAAGGAACTCGACCGGCTTCCCGGAGCGCCCGTCCTCGTCGTCACCACCCGCTTCTTCGCCGAGGGACGCACCGCGGCGGTCTCCGTCGCCACGTACCGCGCCGACACCTGCCGGCTGACCTTCGGCGACTCCGGCGGCGTGGAGATCCACCACGATCCGGAGCGCCGCGCTTCCTGA